The Nakamurella antarctica genomic interval GTGGTGTGACTGTAGAAGTCCGCACCGACGACCCTGAAACCCGGTTTGCTGCTGGGTCGGTATTTCGTACCGATCCAGCAGCCACTGGTCCCCTTACGCTCAGCAGCCTCCGTCGGATCGGTGGGAACACGGTCCTTACCTTCGATGGGTTCGCAGATCGCAACGCAGCCGAGGCACTCCGCGGCACTTTGCTGATCGTGGACACAGAAGCGCTGCCAGAACTTGAAGACTCCGAAGAGTTCTACGATCACCAATTGGTCGGGCTCAACGTTTTGCTCATTGGCTCCGACGAGGTGATTGGCTGCATCGCGGACATGATGCATCTCCCATCCAACGATGTGCTGGTGGTGAAAACCCCCACGGGCGAAGTGTTAATCCCCTTTGTCTCTGCCATCGTCCCCACCGTTGATCTTGCGGGCGGGTTTGTCGTGGTTGATCCGCCGGACGGCCTGCTTGACGACGGGCTGTCAGAAGATCGCGTCTAGCAGGCCCGGTATGCGCATTGACGTGCTGACGATCTTCCCGGAATACCTTGCGCCGCTGCGTGAATCGTTGGTGGGCAAAGCAATCACCGACTCCCTCATCGGGGTGCGTGTTCACGATCTTCGGGACTTCACCACCGATCGACATCGCACGGTCGACGATTCGCCGTACGGCGGCGGTCCGGGCATGGTGATGAAAGCCGATGTCTGGGGCGCGGCCCTTGATTCCCTGGCAACCCCGGACACCATTTTGATTGTCCCAACTCCCGCGGGACGACCCTTCAGTCAACAGCTTGCTCAGCAGCTCAGTATCGCCCACCACTTAGTCTTTGCCTGCGGTCGTTATGAGGGCATCGACCAGCGCGTGGCTGACGAAGCAGCTACGCGGATGCCCGTGTTGGAGCTATCGATCGGGGATTACGTGCTCGCAGGCGGCGAGGTCGCCGTGTTGGTCATGGTGGAAGCAATTGCGCGCTTAATTCCTGGTGTGCTGGGCAATCCTGAGAGCGCTGTCCAAGACTCCTTCGGTGCAGCCTCGCCCGGTTTGCTGGAGCACCCCAGTTACACCAGGCCAGTGAACTACCGTGGCCATGAGGTGCCAGCTGTGCTTCTGTCTGGCAACCACGCCGAGATCGCCAGATGGCGACACTCGCAGTCAGTGGAGCGCACTCGTGAGCGCCGGCCAGACCTGCTCCCGGATACCGAGAATTAGCGCCAGCACTCGATGATCTGGCAGACTAGGCAGGTTGCCTTCCGGCAGCCACACGCGACTCGGTAGTGACACGAGTCCCCTCTTAGTGAAGATGAGCGAGGATACAACCATGAACACACTGGATGATCTGGATTCTGCGTCATTACGCAGCGATCTCCCCGATTTCCGCCCCGGCGATTTTGTCCGCGTTCACGTGAAGGTCATCGAAGGCACCCGCTCTCGTATTCAGGTCTTTGCTGGCCACGTCATCCGTCGTCATGGCGGCGGCGTCCGCGAAACCTTCACCGTTCGTAAGGTCAGTTTCGGCGTCGGCGTAGAGCGCACCTATCCGGTGCATTCCCCGAACCTCGACAAGATCGAGCTCGTCACCCGTGGCGACGTGCGCCGCGCAAAGCTTTACTACCTGCGCGAACTGCGCGGCAAGAAGGCCAAGATCAAGGAAAAGCGCGACCTGACCCGCTAGTCGGACCTGCAGTAGGTCATGAAAGAGCCGCTTTCACCGTCGCCGGTGGGAGCGGCTTTCTCGTGATTTCACAAGGAAGCACTTAGGGTGAGGACTGATGAACAGCAACAGCGACGCGGCATCTGAGGGTCCGCGGGATCCATCGATCGAGCCCGCAGCCAAGCCCACTGAATATCCCTACGGCTACGGTATGCAAGCGTTTCCGTCGCATTCCCCTGCCGCTCTGAGGTGGAAGTCGCTCATGGAACGGCGCAAGCCGGGGAAGAAGCCGCGCCCATTCTGGATTGAATTACCTATCCTGCTGGTCATCGCCTTCGCTATGACATTTTTAATTCAGACGTTTTTCGTGAAGGTGTACTACATTCCGTCGGGGTCGATGGAACAGACGCTGCACGGTGCGACCAGCGGCGGCGACAGGGTGCTGGTTAACAAGATCGTCTACGACTTCGCTGATCCATCGCCAGGTGAGGTCGTAGTCTTCAGCGGACCGCCGACGTGGGCGCCGGAGGCGGCTATCGGTGGTGCTACCACGTGGTTCGGCAAATTCTTTGAATCCCTGGGCAGCGTTGTGGGGTTAGCGCCGCCCAATGAGAAGGATTTCGTCAAACGGGTAATTGCCACCGCTGGGCAGACCGTTAGTTGTTGTGATCCCCAAGGCCACCTGATGGTCGACGGGAAACCCCTGGTAGAGCCATACATCTACGTAGATTTTGAATTCACACCCGGAGTGTTGGACTGCAATTCGGTGACGCGGTCCCGACGCTGCTTTGGACCGGTGACAGTTCCGCCGGATTCGCTGTGGGTGATGGGGGACCACCGGTCTAATTCGGCAGATTCGACGTTTGGCTGTCGAACCCCCGGAGGCGTCTGTCAAGGTCCGATACCGGTGGGTAACGTGATTGGGAAGGCTTTTGTGGTCGTCATGCCAATCTCGCGATGGCAGG includes:
- the rimM gene encoding ribosome maturation factor RimM (Essential for efficient processing of 16S rRNA) — translated: MELVVGRIGRPHGLAGGVTVEVRTDDPETRFAAGSVFRTDPAATGPLTLSSLRRIGGNTVLTFDGFADRNAAEALRGTLLIVDTEALPELEDSEEFYDHQLVGLNVLLIGSDEVIGCIADMMHLPSNDVLVVKTPTGEVLIPFVSAIVPTVDLAGGFVVVDPPDGLLDDGLSEDRV
- the trmD gene encoding tRNA (guanosine(37)-N1)-methyltransferase TrmD, with product MRIDVLTIFPEYLAPLRESLVGKAITDSLIGVRVHDLRDFTTDRHRTVDDSPYGGGPGMVMKADVWGAALDSLATPDTILIVPTPAGRPFSQQLAQQLSIAHHLVFACGRYEGIDQRVADEAATRMPVLELSIGDYVLAGGEVAVLVMVEAIARLIPGVLGNPESAVQDSFGAASPGLLEHPSYTRPVNYRGHEVPAVLLSGNHAEIARWRHSQSVERTRERRPDLLPDTEN
- the rplS gene encoding 50S ribosomal protein L19; its protein translation is MNTLDDLDSASLRSDLPDFRPGDFVRVHVKVIEGTRSRIQVFAGHVIRRHGGGVRETFTVRKVSFGVGVERTYPVHSPNLDKIELVTRGDVRRAKLYYLRELRGKKAKIKEKRDLTR
- the lepB gene encoding signal peptidase I; protein product: MNSNSDAASEGPRDPSIEPAAKPTEYPYGYGMQAFPSHSPAALRWKSLMERRKPGKKPRPFWIELPILLVIAFAMTFLIQTFFVKVYYIPSGSMEQTLHGATSGGDRVLVNKIVYDFADPSPGEVVVFSGPPTWAPEAAIGGATTWFGKFFESLGSVVGLAPPNEKDFVKRVIATAGQTVSCCDPQGHLMVDGKPLVEPYIYVDFEFTPGVLDCNSVTRSRRCFGPVTVPPDSLWVMGDHRSNSADSTFGCRTPGGVCQGPIPVGNVIGKAFVVVMPISRWQGIHSYDIQGQDQSSALSGPPPVPGSVGSLPLLAGLAGAALIRRKRLWPSRNSSGFLD